A genomic region of Oryza glaberrima chromosome 1, OglaRS2, whole genome shotgun sequence contains the following coding sequences:
- the LOC127762180 gene encoding 60S ribosomal protein L36-3-like produces MAPPQPKSGLFVGINKGHVVTKRELPPRPSDRKGKSTKRVNFVRGLIREVVGFAPYEKRITELLKVGKDKRALKVAKRKLGTHKRAKKKREEMAGVIRKMRSAGTTDKKK; encoded by the exons atggcgccgccgcagcccaaGTCGGGGCTCTTCGTCGGCATCAACAAGGGCCACGTCGTCACCAAGCGCGAGCTGCCACCTCGCCCGTCCGACCGCAAGGGG AAAAGTACCAAGAGGGTGAATTTTGTCAGGGGCTTGATTAGGGAGGTTGTGGGATTTGCTCCATATGAGAAACGAATCACTGAGCTTCTGAAGGTTGGAAAGGACAAGCGTGCACTGAAGGTCGCTAAGAGAAAGCTCGGTACCCACAAGAGagcaaagaagaagagagaggagatggcgGGTGTCATCAGGAAGATGAG GTCTGCTGGTACTACTGACAAGAAGAAATAG
- the LOC127760062 gene encoding uncharacterized protein LOC127760062, translated as MKSTTSPSSASKAPKQAQEDAVGGGGSSSWTAPTQIQSMDGGELQRLKGKIYIYPMLEEDGWPLGLGAMNARAGVTRSVDLSGSASFSTAFTSSHCASSSFTSCDFDTESAWSLSRRGGGGAGGGMTLASLIGLVDAMESRSRRRRSARATSKSGKVRALLLSLCLRSHLENGRAAPSLGQFLEMERRASSSSL; from the exons ATGAAGAGCACCACCAGCCCATCGTCGGCAAGCAAGGCACCCAAGCAGGCGCAAGAAGACGCCGTCGGTGGCGGAGGCTCGTCGTCGTGGACCGCGCCGACGCAGATCCAGTCCATGGACGGGGGCGAGCTGCAGCGGCTCAAGGGCAAGATTTACATTTACCCCATGCTCGAAGAG GATGGGTGGCCTCTTGGACTGGGCGCCATGAATGCAAGAGCTGGAGTGACGAGAAGCGTGGATCTTTCTGGCTCGGCCTCCTTCAGCACGGCCTTCACTTCGTCTCACTGCGCTTCGTCTTCCTTCACTTCTTGTGATTTCGACACAGAG TCGGCATGGTCATTGTCccgccgtggaggcggcggcgccggcggcgggatgaCGCTGGCGAGCCTGATCGGCCTGGTGGACGCCATGGAGAGCCGtagccggcggcgccggagcgcgAGGGCGACGAGCAAGAGCGGCAAGGTCAGGGCGCTGCTGCTGTCGCTCTGCCTCCGGAGCCACCTGGAgaacggccgcgccgcgccgtcgctcgggCAATTCCTCGAGATGGAGAGGAGAGCAAGCAGCAGCTCGTTGTAG
- the LOC127760654 gene encoding fasciclin-like arabinogalactan protein 4 isoform X1 produces the protein MRGGAGALPEPGGLALGVVLLLVLAVLPSRAAGVNVTAALAAFPSFADFARLLESSPVAGELAARSSLTLLAVPNNNLPRSPSAFAAASGADIADVLRYHVLLEYLSPSDLARLPASGKLVTTLFQTTGRAPSDLGAVNLTVGGNSTVVVRSPAPFPGSSATVLGAVTAVPYNLSVLAVGGLIVPSGLDVAASDSRPAGGVNITHVLADARGFNVAASMLEASGVADEFTADERGAGITVFVPTDDAFADLPATDRLQSLPADRKATVLRFHVLHSYYPLGSLESIVNPVQPTLATERFEAGQFTLNITRVNGSVAIDTGIVQASITRTVFDQNPVAVFAVSKVLLPKEMFGRGGADSDVMAPPPDAMAPDAAENVRTPPTRLSSPPALRGGADSESSSALSTARAVNWWCIREYSARLFLASQGESTGVTGESVEEVGEPEKKGFHLHFLTFSLRRCQC, from the exons ATGCGGGGCGGAGCGGGAGCCCTTCCGGAGCCAGGCGGCCTCGCGCTCGGGGTGGTGCTGCTTCTAGTTCTCGCCGTGCTGCCGTCCCGGGCGGCCGGGGTGAACGTGACGGCCGCGCTCGCGGCTTTCCCCAGCTTCGCCGACTTCGCGCGGCTTCTGGAGTCGAGCCCGGTGGCCGGGGAGCTGGCGGCGCGGTCGTCGCTGACGCTGCTGGCCGTGCCGAACAACAACCTGCCGCGCTCGCCCTCGGCGTTCGCGGCGGCCTCCGGCGCCGACATCGCCGATGTGCTGCGGTACCACGTCCTGCTTGAGTACCTCTCCCCTTCTGACCTCGCGCGCCTCCCCGCCTCCGGGAAGCTCGTGACGACGCTGTTCCAGACCACCGGGCGCGCGCCCTCCGATCTCGGCGCCGTCAACCTCACCGTCGGGGGAAACTCCACCGTCGTGGTCCGGTCGCCGGCGCCTTTCCCGGGGTCGAGCGCCACTGTCCTCGGCGCCGTCACCGCTGTGCCTTACAACCTCAGCGTGCTCGCGGTGGGTGGCCTCATCGTCCCCTCCGGGCTCGACGTCGCGGCCTCCGACAGCCGCCCGGCCGGTGGCGTCAACATCACCCACGTCCTCGCGGACGCGCGGGGGTTCAACGTTGCTGCCTCCATGCTGGAGGCATCGGGCGTCGCGGACGAGTTCACGGCAGACGAGCGCGGCGCCGGCATCACCGTCTTCGTGCCCACCGACGACGCCTTCGCCGACCTCCCCGCCACCGACCGCCTCCAGTCCCTCCCCGCAGATCGCAAGGCCACCGTGCTTCGCTTCCACGTGCTGCACTCGTACTATCCGCTCGGCTCCCTCGAGTCCATCGTGAACCCCGTGCAGCCCACGCTCGCCACCGAGCGCTTCGAGGCCGGCCAGTTCACGCTAAACATCACACGCGTCAATGGCTCCGTCGCCATCGACACCGGCATCGTGCAGGCTTCGATCACCCGCACGGTGTTCGACCAAAATCCCGTTGCGGTGTTTGCCGTCTCGAAGGTTCTACTGCCCAAGGAAATGTTCGGTCGGGGCGGTGCTGATAGCGAcgtcatggcgccgccgccggacgcgaTGGCGCCAGATGCTGCCGAGAACGtgcggacgccgccgacgagactGTCGTCACCTCCAGCACTGCGGGGTGGCGCTGATAGTGAGTCGTCATCAGCATTGTCAACGGCAAGGGCTGTCAATTGGTGGTGTATACG ggagtacagtgCAAGATTGTTCCTAGCGTCCCAAGGTGAGTCGACGGGCGTCACCGGTGAAAGCGTGGAAGAAGTAGGAGAACCAGAAAAGAAAGGATTTCATCtacattttttaactttttcattgaGACGATGTCAGTGTTAA
- the LOC127760656 gene encoding uncharacterized protein LOC127760656, whose product MDASSPFSFHELRRQASSYLTDKIRSARLALTDVTPTQLMTEEATSGDASPPNVKTMSLIARQAFEIDEYVRISDILHKRFARFDRRQWREAYKALLLLEHLLTHGPRSVALEFQRDREVIEQMVSFQHIDEKGFNWGMTVKSKSERVLRLLERGPFLEDERERARKIAHEIKGFGSFNLSSAHASGSAAAALRAAAVEHQCYGRSNSRYEGRWRREACVDDGDKENLLVVSMAEAEAEAAAEEPHHYHHPFYGFGQQRPEAMLLLSQ is encoded by the exons atggacgcgTCCTCGCCCTTCAGCTTCCACGAGCTCAGGCGGCAGGCCTCGTCCTACCTCACCGACAAGATCCGCTCCGCGCGGCTCGCGCTCACCGATGTTACCCCGACGCAGCT GAtgacggaggaggcgacgagcggGGACGCATCGCCGCCGAACGTGAAGACGATGAGCCTCATCGCGCGGCAGGCGTTCGAGATCGACGAGTACGTCAGGATCTCCGACATCCTCCACAAGAG GTTCGCGAGGTTCGACAGGCGGCAGTGGCGTGAGGCGTACaaggccctcctcctcctcgagcaCCTCCTGACGCACGGCCCCCGTAGTGTCGCGTTGGAGTTCCAGAGGGATCGGGAGGTCATCGAGCAGATGGTCTCCTTCCAGCACATCGACGAGAAAGG TTTCAACTGGGGGATGACGGTGAAGAGCAAGTCGGAGCGCGTGCTGAGGCTGCTGGAGCGGGGCCCCTTCCTGGAGGATGAGCGTGAGCGTGCGCGCAAGATAGCGCACGAGATCAAGGGATTCGGCAGCTTCAACCTCAGCAGCGCGCATGcgtcggggtcggcggcggcagccctccgcgcggcggcggtggagcacCAGTGCTACGGCCGGAGCAACTCGCGGTACGAGGGCaggtggaggagggaggccTGCGTGGACGACGGCGACAAGGAGAACCTGCTGGTGGTGTCGATggccgaggcggaggccgaggcggcggcggaggagccgcACCACTACCACCACCCGTTCTACGGCTTCGGGCAGCAGCGGCCGGAGGCGATGCTGCTCCTGAGCCAGTAG
- the LOC127760654 gene encoding fasciclin-like arabinogalactan protein 4 isoform X2 yields MRGGAGALPEPGGLALGVVLLLVLAVLPSRAAGVNVTAALAAFPSFADFARLLESSPVAGELAARSSLTLLAVPNNNLPRSPSAFAAASGADIADVLRYHVLLEYLSPSDLARLPASGKLVTTLFQTTGRAPSDLGAVNLTVGGNSTVVVRSPAPFPGSSATVLGAVTAVPYNLSVLAVGGLIVPSGLDVAASDSRPAGGVNITHVLADARGFNVAASMLEASGVADEFTADERGAGITVFVPTDDAFADLPATDRLQSLPADRKATVLRFHVLHSYYPLGSLESIVNPVQPTLATERFEAGQFTLNITRVNGSVAIDTGIVQASITRTVFDQNPVAVFAVSKVLLPKEMFGRGGADSDVMAPPPDAMAPDAAENVRTPPTRLSSPPALRGGADSESSSALSTARAVNWWCIR; encoded by the exons ATGCGGGGCGGAGCGGGAGCCCTTCCGGAGCCAGGCGGCCTCGCGCTCGGGGTGGTGCTGCTTCTAGTTCTCGCCGTGCTGCCGTCCCGGGCGGCCGGGGTGAACGTGACGGCCGCGCTCGCGGCTTTCCCCAGCTTCGCCGACTTCGCGCGGCTTCTGGAGTCGAGCCCGGTGGCCGGGGAGCTGGCGGCGCGGTCGTCGCTGACGCTGCTGGCCGTGCCGAACAACAACCTGCCGCGCTCGCCCTCGGCGTTCGCGGCGGCCTCCGGCGCCGACATCGCCGATGTGCTGCGGTACCACGTCCTGCTTGAGTACCTCTCCCCTTCTGACCTCGCGCGCCTCCCCGCCTCCGGGAAGCTCGTGACGACGCTGTTCCAGACCACCGGGCGCGCGCCCTCCGATCTCGGCGCCGTCAACCTCACCGTCGGGGGAAACTCCACCGTCGTGGTCCGGTCGCCGGCGCCTTTCCCGGGGTCGAGCGCCACTGTCCTCGGCGCCGTCACCGCTGTGCCTTACAACCTCAGCGTGCTCGCGGTGGGTGGCCTCATCGTCCCCTCCGGGCTCGACGTCGCGGCCTCCGACAGCCGCCCGGCCGGTGGCGTCAACATCACCCACGTCCTCGCGGACGCGCGGGGGTTCAACGTTGCTGCCTCCATGCTGGAGGCATCGGGCGTCGCGGACGAGTTCACGGCAGACGAGCGCGGCGCCGGCATCACCGTCTTCGTGCCCACCGACGACGCCTTCGCCGACCTCCCCGCCACCGACCGCCTCCAGTCCCTCCCCGCAGATCGCAAGGCCACCGTGCTTCGCTTCCACGTGCTGCACTCGTACTATCCGCTCGGCTCCCTCGAGTCCATCGTGAACCCCGTGCAGCCCACGCTCGCCACCGAGCGCTTCGAGGCCGGCCAGTTCACGCTAAACATCACACGCGTCAATGGCTCCGTCGCCATCGACACCGGCATCGTGCAGGCTTCGATCACCCGCACGGTGTTCGACCAAAATCCCGTTGCGGTGTTTGCCGTCTCGAAGGTTCTACTGCCCAAGGAAATGTTCGGTCGGGGCGGTGCTGATAGCGAcgtcatggcgccgccgccggacgcgaTGGCGCCAGATGCTGCCGAGAACGtgcggacgccgccgacgagactGTCGTCACCTCCAGCACTGCGGGGTGGCGCTGATAGTGAGTCGTCATCAGCATTGTCAACGGCAAGGGCTGTCAATTGGTGGTGTATACG GTAA
- the LOC127760653 gene encoding protein ESMERALDA 1 isoform X1 has product MQNHAYNRLGSLGGGGGGGGGSGAVPSPPSSPRRGAGRRSSGKGGSARAGAGAGAAGAVRGGGAVRRAARVVLAALLRRQAVFLFAPLLYVAAMLLYMGSISLDSVPRIISRPAPGSLYRSPQLYARLRADMDADNATDALATVWRHAYKGGIWRPCINNITYDLPESNGYIYVEANGGLNQQRASICNAVAVAGFLNATLVIPNFHYHSIWRDPSKFSDIYDEEHFVQRLKNDVRVVDKVPEFIMERFGHNLSNVFNFKIKAWSSIRYYKEAVLPKLIEERLIRISPFANRLSFDAPSAVQRLRCLANFEALKFSKPITTLSDILVSRMREKSAENNGKYVAVHLRFEEDMVAFSCCVFDGGEKEKKELDAARERGWRGKFTRPGRVIRPGAIRMNGKCPLTPLEVGLMLRGMGFSNNTAIYLASGRIYKSEKNMAPLLEMFPLLQTKETLASDEELAPFKNFSSRMAAIDYTVCVHSEVFVTTQGGNFPHFLLGHRRYIYGGHSKTIKPDKRRLAILFDSPRIGWKSLKRQLVNMRTHSDAKGIEMKRANESIYTFPCPDCMCRSNKSEHSKSIQAR; this is encoded by the exons ATGCAGAACCACGCGTACAACCGGCTGGGGagcttgggcggcggcggcggcggcggcggcgggagcggcgccgtgccgtcgccgccgtcttcgccgcggcggggggcggggaggaggtcgtcggggaAGGGCGGGTCGGcgagggcgggggcgggggcaggCGCGGCCGGAGCTGTGCGGGGCGGAGGCGCCGtgcggagggcggcgagggtggtgctcgccgcgctgctgcggcggcaggcggtcttcctcttcgctccgCTGCTGTACGTCGCGGCGATGCTGCTCTACATGGGCTCCATCTCTCTCGACAGCGTGCCCCGCATCATCTCGCGCCCGGCGCCTGGTTCGCTGTACCGCAGCCCGCAGCTCTACGCCCGCCTGCGCGCCGACATGGACGCCGACAACGCCACTGACGCG CTAGCAACTGTATGGAGACATGCTTACAAGGGTGGCATTTGGCGACCTTGCATAAACAATATTACATATG ATTTGCCTGAATCAAATGGCTACATATACGTGGAGGCGAATGGTGGTTTGAATCAGCAAAGGGCATCG atatGCAATGCTGTTGCGGTTGCTGGTTTTCTAAATGCAACTCTTGTGATCCCAAACTTCCACTATCACAGCATTTGGAGGGATCCtag CAAATTTAGTGATATTTATGATGAGGAACACTTCGTCCAACGATTGAAAAATGATGTCCGAGTAGTTGACAAGGTGCCTGAGTTTATTATGGAGAGGTTTGGTCACAATTTGAGTAATGTGTTTAATTTCAAGATAAAGGCTTGGTCTTCTATCCGATACTACAAAGAAGCTGTTCTTCCTAAGTTGATCGAAGAAAG GCTTATAAGGATATCACCTTTTGCAAACCGACTGTCCTTTGATGCTCCATCAGCTGTTCAACGGTTGAGATGTCTGGCTAATTTTGAAGCCTTAAAGTTTTCTAAGCCGATCACAACTTTATCTGACATTTTAGTATCTCGAATGAGAGAAAAAAGTGCCGAAAACAATGGGAAATATGTAGCGGTGCATCTCCGTTTTGAAGAG gaTATGGTTGCATTCTCTTGTTGTGTCTTCGACGGGGGtgaaaaggagaagaaggaaCTGGATGCAGCCAGGGAGAGGGGTTGGAGAGGAAAGTTTACTAGGCCAGGACGTGTAATAAGGCCTGGAGCAATAAGGATGAATGGGAAATGTCCACTTACACCTTTGGAG GTTGGGTTAATGCTTCGCGGGATGGGTTTCAGCAATAACACCGCGATCTATTTGGCTTCTGGGAGGATATATAAATCAGAGAAGAACATGGCACCTCTCCTTGAAATGTTTCCTCTCTTGCAGACAAAAGAAACATTGGCATCAGATGAAGAACTTGCTCCATTCAAG AATTTCTCTTCAAGGATGGCAGCTATCGATTACACAGTATGTGTTCATAGTGAAGTTTTCGTGACTACCCAAGGTGGAAATTTTCCTCATTTCCTTCTTGGTCATAGGAGATACATTTATGGTGGCCATTCGAAGACAATTAAGCCTGATAAAAGAAGATTAGCCATACTCTTCGATAGTCCACGTATCGG ATGGAAGTCACTGAAACGTCAGTTGGTGAATATGAGAACACACAGCGATGCCAAGGGTATTGAAATGAAAAGAGCAAATGAATCTATATACACCTTTCCATGCCCCGACTGCATGTGCCGCTCAAACAAATCAGAACACTCTAAATCCATCCAGGCTAGATAG
- the LOC127760653 gene encoding protein ESMERALDA 1 isoform X2, translated as MQNHAYNRLGSLGGGGGGGGGSGAVPSPPSSPRRGAGRRSSGKGGSARAGAGAGAAGAVRGGGAVRRAARVVLAALLRRQAVFLFAPLLYVAAMLLYMGSISLDSVPRIISRPAPGSLYRSPQLYARLRADMDADNATDALATVWRHAYKGGIWRPCINNITYDLPESNGYIYVEANGGLNQQRASICNAVAVAGFLNATLVIPNFHYHSIWRDPSKFSDIYDEEHFVQRLKNDVRVVDKVPEFIMERFGHNLSNVFNFKIKAWSSIRYYKEAVLPKLIEERLIRISPFANRLSFDAPSAVQRLRCLANFEALKFSKPITTLSDILVSRMREKSAENNGKYVAVHLRFEEDMVAFSCCVFDGGEKEKKELDAARERGWRGKFTRPGRVIRPGAIRMNGKCPLTPLEVGLMLRGMGFSNNTAIYLASGRIYKSEKNMAPLLEMFPLLQTKETLASDEELAPFKNFSSRMAAIDYTEIHLWWPFEDN; from the exons ATGCAGAACCACGCGTACAACCGGCTGGGGagcttgggcggcggcggcggcggcggcggcgggagcggcgccgtgccgtcgccgccgtcttcgccgcggcggggggcggggaggaggtcgtcggggaAGGGCGGGTCGGcgagggcgggggcgggggcaggCGCGGCCGGAGCTGTGCGGGGCGGAGGCGCCGtgcggagggcggcgagggtggtgctcgccgcgctgctgcggcggcaggcggtcttcctcttcgctccgCTGCTGTACGTCGCGGCGATGCTGCTCTACATGGGCTCCATCTCTCTCGACAGCGTGCCCCGCATCATCTCGCGCCCGGCGCCTGGTTCGCTGTACCGCAGCCCGCAGCTCTACGCCCGCCTGCGCGCCGACATGGACGCCGACAACGCCACTGACGCG CTAGCAACTGTATGGAGACATGCTTACAAGGGTGGCATTTGGCGACCTTGCATAAACAATATTACATATG ATTTGCCTGAATCAAATGGCTACATATACGTGGAGGCGAATGGTGGTTTGAATCAGCAAAGGGCATCG atatGCAATGCTGTTGCGGTTGCTGGTTTTCTAAATGCAACTCTTGTGATCCCAAACTTCCACTATCACAGCATTTGGAGGGATCCtag CAAATTTAGTGATATTTATGATGAGGAACACTTCGTCCAACGATTGAAAAATGATGTCCGAGTAGTTGACAAGGTGCCTGAGTTTATTATGGAGAGGTTTGGTCACAATTTGAGTAATGTGTTTAATTTCAAGATAAAGGCTTGGTCTTCTATCCGATACTACAAAGAAGCTGTTCTTCCTAAGTTGATCGAAGAAAG GCTTATAAGGATATCACCTTTTGCAAACCGACTGTCCTTTGATGCTCCATCAGCTGTTCAACGGTTGAGATGTCTGGCTAATTTTGAAGCCTTAAAGTTTTCTAAGCCGATCACAACTTTATCTGACATTTTAGTATCTCGAATGAGAGAAAAAAGTGCCGAAAACAATGGGAAATATGTAGCGGTGCATCTCCGTTTTGAAGAG gaTATGGTTGCATTCTCTTGTTGTGTCTTCGACGGGGGtgaaaaggagaagaaggaaCTGGATGCAGCCAGGGAGAGGGGTTGGAGAGGAAAGTTTACTAGGCCAGGACGTGTAATAAGGCCTGGAGCAATAAGGATGAATGGGAAATGTCCACTTACACCTTTGGAG GTTGGGTTAATGCTTCGCGGGATGGGTTTCAGCAATAACACCGCGATCTATTTGGCTTCTGGGAGGATATATAAATCAGAGAAGAACATGGCACCTCTCCTTGAAATGTTTCCTCTCTTGCAGACAAAAGAAACATTGGCATCAGATGAAGAACTTGCTCCATTCAAG AATTTCTCTTCAAGGATGGCAGCTATCGATTACACA GAGATACATTTATGGTGGCCATTCGAAGACAATTAA